Proteins found in one bacterium genomic segment:
- a CDS encoding beta-galactosidase, with protein MYRLLFLPLILFTLITCALGDEVSLSSIDIQSIQPNVNLISNGSFEEVGADGMPSGWRWNKGDVDASCIVDKTSALDGRISLRITNTTPADAGINADLSISKPVDLEPGKQYTLSAWTKSYNPGFTRIFGNENLQYRIIIPATNGKWERVSLTFTPTEKERNFEISILSRGETDGIWLDDIRLEQSASASLGNPSLGSSKDIRLCADKRDVEIMTEGAFSVPFLVYASRAFSGVVKTDMSGKHFSKHVDINPGFSKIVINGVSESAGYGTRKLSLRLLESNKLTASAYANVQFFSTPYVKSRLQVLKQELLSFNSKLKQLKACRQDISYPMVSYTVLQNSINYAIPDADAGRIKRAVSQLSDMDRIEKQLKDGLNQALAGKLVFPSVPKWTGDTRPTIKGSSFIAPTTTFGNPGIEMRPVFFNGYGHFALAQSDIGMFPNMGINIIQMEAVPMDVFKEEGNPKNLGLNIAKTLDRAQQAGVALNLLLSPHYIPNWMFTKYPELRKKREGFIQYCTHSPKGMELLKEHIALIVNPIKDKPALHSICLSNEPRNEEEPCEYATSEWRIWLKARHGDIDVLDSRWGTQYASFDDIELPDPFKLEHEIPTPMWSDYIRWNQEFFTSWHKMLADAVHAIAPNLPVHSKVQSTTMWTTPEVIYGNDPYLYSSIMNISGNDGINMYTYGEQRFAGEWLSNALTYDLQRSMKDVPIYNSENHIMWEFDEREVPSRHIHTALWQQAIHGQSATTLWVWETADAPDIEARPFYGCILYRPADARAVGIVNCDLNRAAREVTALQEAPFQVEILYSTSAMAYRERRYEPCLKDLYTALDFSGVKVGFITERQLENGIMPKTSVLFVPDVRRLSNAAFEALKNYKGKVVMLGDQSLGFDEYDKPRVDRLSFTSIPYNKTTTMCNLWKSVSSELTNLGLRPRIEVLDEKGGYVWGVEWRQVDTSDGTLINMCNYLNEPVKIKLCSKGKSVKAVDVLKSKSVSGVIKLQPLETRLLRVVDK; from the coding sequence GTGTATCGTCTTCTTTTCCTTCCCCTCATCTTATTTACTCTAATTACATGTGCACTGGGCGATGAAGTAAGTCTTTCATCTATCGACATCCAATCCATCCAACCAAATGTCAATCTGATTTCCAACGGCAGCTTCGAAGAGGTGGGTGCAGACGGCATGCCCAGCGGATGGCGATGGAACAAGGGGGATGTCGATGCTTCCTGCATAGTCGACAAGACATCGGCTCTGGACGGACGAATATCTCTCAGGATAACAAACACCACTCCCGCCGATGCTGGTATCAATGCTGATTTATCAATTTCCAAGCCAGTCGATCTTGAGCCGGGCAAACAATATACACTCAGCGCATGGACTAAGTCATATAATCCCGGTTTCACGCGGATATTCGGCAACGAGAATCTACAATATCGCATCATCATTCCCGCGACAAACGGCAAGTGGGAGCGCGTGTCGCTAACTTTCACTCCGACAGAAAAGGAAAGGAACTTTGAGATCAGTATACTCTCCAGGGGTGAGACGGACGGTATCTGGCTCGATGATATACGGCTTGAGCAGAGTGCGAGCGCATCTCTTGGGAATCCGAGTCTCGGTTCAAGCAAAGACATACGTCTATGTGCGGACAAAAGAGACGTAGAGATAATGACCGAGGGCGCTTTCAGTGTTCCCTTTTTAGTATATGCTTCCAGGGCTTTTTCTGGAGTAGTTAAGACTGACATGTCCGGCAAGCACTTTTCAAAGCATGTGGACATCAACCCGGGGTTCTCAAAGATAGTCATCAACGGTGTTTCGGAGAGTGCCGGCTATGGGACGAGGAAACTATCGCTGCGACTTCTTGAATCAAATAAACTGACAGCCTCAGCTTATGCTAATGTTCAATTCTTTTCGACACCATATGTAAAGTCCCGCCTGCAGGTTCTAAAACAGGAACTGTTATCTTTCAATTCAAAGCTCAAACAGCTAAAGGCTTGCAGGCAGGATATCTCATATCCTATGGTGAGCTACACGGTGCTGCAAAACTCAATCAACTATGCAATACCCGATGCGGATGCAGGCCGGATTAAGCGAGCGGTTTCGCAGCTTTCCGATATGGATCGAATTGAGAAGCAGTTAAAGGATGGCCTAAATCAGGCATTAGCAGGCAAGCTTGTATTTCCATCTGTCCCAAAGTGGACTGGTGATACCCGGCCTACCATAAAAGGAAGCTCATTTATTGCGCCGACAACCACCTTCGGCAACCCCGGAATCGAGATGCGTCCGGTCTTTTTCAATGGATATGGTCACTTTGCCCTTGCCCAATCGGACATAGGAATGTTTCCGAATATGGGGATAAACATCATCCAAATGGAAGCTGTGCCTATGGATGTTTTTAAGGAAGAGGGCAATCCCAAGAATCTCGGCCTCAATATTGCAAAGACTCTCGACAGGGCGCAGCAGGCAGGAGTAGCACTCAATCTACTCCTATCACCTCATTATATACCCAACTGGATGTTCACCAAGTATCCCGAACTGCGGAAAAAACGTGAGGGTTTCATTCAATATTGCACTCACTCTCCAAAAGGCATGGAACTGCTTAAGGAGCATATAGCACTAATAGTAAACCCGATCAAGGACAAGCCTGCGCTTCACAGCATATGTCTTTCCAATGAGCCTCGCAATGAGGAGGAGCCGTGCGAGTATGCGACGAGCGAATGGCGTATATGGCTCAAGGCTCGTCATGGTGACATTGATGTGCTCGATAGCCGCTGGGGAACGCAGTATGCAAGTTTTGACGATATAGAGCTGCCTGATCCTTTCAAGCTGGAACACGAAATCCCGACGCCCATGTGGTCCGACTACATCCGCTGGAACCAGGAGTTTTTCACGAGTTGGCACAAGATGCTGGCCGATGCTGTTCATGCCATTGCGCCGAATTTGCCGGTGCATTCCAAGGTTCAGTCGACGACCATGTGGACAACACCCGAGGTTATTTACGGCAACGATCCATATCTATATTCGTCAATTATGAATATAAGTGGCAACGACGGCATCAACATGTATACATACGGTGAGCAGCGGTTTGCCGGTGAGTGGCTCTCGAACGCTCTGACATACGATTTGCAGCGGTCGATGAAGGACGTTCCCATATACAATTCTGAGAATCATATAATGTGGGAATTTGATGAAAGGGAAGTTCCATCCCGACACATTCATACGGCGCTGTGGCAGCAGGCGATCCATGGCCAAAGTGCGACCACTCTATGGGTCTGGGAGACTGCAGATGCTCCAGATATTGAGGCGAGGCCGTTTTACGGTTGCATATTGTATCGGCCTGCGGACGCCAGGGCTGTCGGAATAGTCAATTGTGACCTGAACCGCGCCGCCAGAGAGGTCACGGCTCTGCAGGAGGCTCCTTTCCAGGTGGAAATTTTATATTCGACAAGCGCGATGGCATATCGCGAGAGGAGATATGAGCCATGTTTGAAGGACCTCTATACTGCTCTGGACTTTTCTGGTGTCAAGGTAGGGTTTATTACTGAGAGGCAGTTGGAGAACGGCATTATGCCCAAGACATCGGTGCTCTTTGTGCCGGATGTCAGGCGTCTCTCGAATGCCGCATTTGAAGCTTTGAAGAATTACAAAGGGAAAGTAGTGATGCTTGGCGACCAGTCTCTCGGATTTGATGAATACGACAAACCTAGGGTTGACCGGCTCTCATTCACATCAATACCTTATAACAAGACAACGACCATGTGCAATCTCTGGAAGTCGGTATCATCTGAATTGACAAACCTGGGTCTACGTCCTCGCATCGAGGTGCTGGATGAAAAGGGCGGATATGTATGGGGAGTGGAATGGCGTCAAGTCGATACATCCGACGGTACACTTATCAATATGTGCAACTATCTGAATGAACCGGTAAAGATTAAGCTCTGTTCAAAAGGAAAAAGCGTAAAGGCCGTTGATGTGCTTAAGAGTAAAAGTGTATCGGGAGTAATCAAGCTTCAGCCGCTCGAAACACGACTCCTTAGGGTGGTGGACAAATAA
- a CDS encoding beta-galactosidase translates to MTKRILLPAIFLLCTLCSMAYCDDVRLTSVKVQTAKANANLLSNGGFEILDANGMHSGWNWGKHNTDATCVVDESSPFDGRRCLKITNTVPLEPGHTALLSMAEDIAIEPGKTYTLSAWVKTNDAVLGFITGDKAWRYRAMLPNTNGKWKPVSLTFTADNADKAFNVCVQIESPTTGLWIDNVKFEEGSCATYDALPGGSSESVALWPENKNVEMMTDGAFSVPFALKVAKPFKGTINVSLSQPKKSITQRVSLKPGVYQVVVNGESNTAGYQPRIVKVSAIKGRHELASATTSVQFHSYAYTKAHLQSLKQKLPTLKANLGELKKRGQDVSYPMVSYTVLENFTGYAELDADKDELRRAVLQLYDMEKMESQLEEQLSQALAGKLTFAAVHRWTGDARPVIKSSSFIAPTVTPGKPGREMRPVFFTGYGHFGQVQADIEKFPNYGINIVQIIAGPWCVFPEEGRVDAGHAESIKEVMDRAQKAGVAANVLISLPWIPTWDAAKIRARGGDPDHYLRSPECRDFTLAYLQELIPVIKDHPALHSICLTNEPSYRDDASEYAVRDWHAYLAERHGDINTLNSRWGTNYSCFEEIKLPYMDKDANNPAGRRLDCVRWNDEFFEGWHKWVADAIHKIAPDLPVHAKTQTFTMLDYSYADYGNDAYLYGQATDINGNDSMNWYSFGGGEFAQGWMQHTRGHDLQRSVKDAPVFNSENHPIGDKEIRYIPGEQVRTTIWQEAIHGQSATTIWVWERTFDRLYDFAGSIMHRPACAAAAGLVNLDLNRAAYEVTALQQSPVQVQILQDTSASVLDGESYDTCSIKTYMALGFCGVKIGFITERQLEDGILPSAPVVFVPNARHLSDSAFRTLQNYNGRVVMVGDGLLTCNEYGQSREEMIPARMMSYIPTKTTARDLWKLLLAKLPQWGVSNKIEVTDVDGSPVWGVESKEAAVDDGTVINLCNYLNKPVSVRLRSKGIDIQALDVLTSQKVSTIRLEALEYKLVKVNNKARGI, encoded by the coding sequence ATGACCAAAAGGATACTGCTGCCTGCGATTTTTTTGCTTTGCACATTATGCTCGATGGCATACTGCGATGACGTGCGCCTTACGTCCGTGAAAGTGCAGACGGCTAAGGCTAATGCCAATCTGCTGTCCAACGGCGGCTTTGAGATTCTGGACGCTAACGGCATGCATTCAGGTTGGAACTGGGGCAAACACAACACTGACGCAACATGTGTCGTTGATGAGAGTTCGCCTTTTGACGGGCGGCGCTGCCTGAAGATAACCAACACTGTCCCATTGGAGCCGGGTCACACTGCGCTGTTGTCGATGGCTGAAGACATTGCGATCGAGCCGGGCAAGACCTATACTCTGAGCGCATGGGTCAAAACGAATGATGCGGTGCTCGGGTTTATCACAGGTGACAAAGCTTGGCGGTACCGTGCGATGCTGCCGAACACCAACGGCAAATGGAAGCCTGTGTCATTGACATTTACGGCGGACAATGCCGATAAGGCGTTCAATGTATGCGTGCAGATAGAGAGCCCGACGACTGGTCTATGGATTGATAACGTCAAGTTCGAAGAAGGCAGCTGTGCCACATACGATGCGCTGCCGGGTGGGTCGAGCGAATCGGTTGCGTTATGGCCTGAGAATAAGAATGTCGAGATGATGACTGACGGCGCGTTCAGCGTGCCGTTTGCTCTCAAGGTCGCCAAGCCTTTTAAGGGCACGATTAATGTGAGCCTCTCTCAGCCCAAGAAGAGTATTACGCAGCGAGTGAGCCTGAAGCCTGGTGTCTATCAGGTTGTCGTAAACGGGGAATCAAATACCGCAGGATATCAGCCGAGGATAGTCAAAGTCAGTGCGATTAAGGGTAGGCATGAACTTGCTTCGGCTACGACAAGCGTGCAGTTCCATTCATATGCGTATACCAAGGCTCATCTGCAATCGTTGAAGCAGAAACTACCCACCCTTAAAGCGAATCTGGGTGAGCTGAAGAAGCGCGGGCAGGATGTGTCCTATCCTATGGTGAGCTATACCGTTCTGGAAAACTTTACGGGCTATGCCGAGCTTGATGCGGACAAGGACGAACTCAGGCGTGCAGTGCTGCAGCTTTATGATATGGAGAAGATGGAGTCACAGCTTGAGGAGCAGCTTTCTCAGGCTTTGGCGGGTAAACTCACATTTGCAGCAGTCCATCGCTGGACAGGGGATGCCCGTCCGGTTATCAAAAGCAGTTCGTTCATCGCGCCGACGGTGACGCCCGGCAAGCCCGGACGCGAGATGCGCCCCGTGTTTTTCACGGGCTACGGTCACTTCGGCCAGGTGCAGGCAGATATCGAGAAATTCCCCAACTACGGCATCAATATAGTTCAAATCATAGCAGGTCCATGGTGTGTATTCCCCGAGGAGGGCAGGGTCGATGCCGGTCATGCCGAGTCGATCAAGGAAGTAATGGATCGCGCTCAAAAGGCAGGGGTCGCAGCAAATGTGCTGATAAGCCTGCCTTGGATTCCAACGTGGGATGCAGCAAAGATACGTGCCCGCGGAGGTGACCCTGATCATTATCTGCGTTCACCAGAGTGTCGGGACTTTACCCTTGCTTATTTGCAGGAGCTGATCCCAGTCATAAAGGATCATCCGGCTCTGCACAGCATATGCCTGACAAACGAGCCGAGTTACAGGGACGATGCATCCGAGTATGCCGTTCGTGACTGGCATGCATATTTGGCCGAACGCCATGGTGATATCAATACTCTAAACAGCCGGTGGGGGACAAACTACTCGTGCTTTGAAGAGATCAAGCTGCCTTATATGGACAAAGATGCCAACAATCCTGCGGGCAGGCGACTTGATTGTGTCCGCTGGAACGATGAATTTTTTGAGGGTTGGCACAAGTGGGTTGCCGATGCAATTCACAAGATTGCGCCTGATTTACCCGTGCATGCCAAGACACAGACCTTTACGATGCTGGATTATTCGTATGCAGATTACGGCAATGACGCCTATCTATACGGCCAGGCGACAGACATAAACGGCAACGACAGTATGAACTGGTACAGCTTTGGCGGCGGCGAGTTCGCGCAGGGCTGGATGCAGCATACCAGGGGTCATGACCTCCAGAGGTCGGTTAAGGATGCGCCTGTGTTCAATTCAGAGAACCATCCGATAGGCGATAAGGAGATCAGATATATTCCAGGCGAGCAGGTGCGCACAACCATCTGGCAGGAAGCCATCCATGGCCAGAGCGCCACAACCATATGGGTCTGGGAGCGCACATTCGATAGGCTCTATGACTTCGCCGGCAGCATAATGCACCGACCCGCATGCGCTGCAGCTGCTGGCTTGGTGAATCTGGACCTCAACCGTGCGGCATATGAAGTCACAGCTCTGCAGCAGTCTCCTGTGCAGGTTCAGATACTGCAAGACACCAGCGCATCGGTGCTGGATGGCGAAAGCTATGACACATGCTCGATCAAGACATATATGGCTCTGGGCTTTTGCGGCGTCAAGATAGGCTTCATCACTGAGAGGCAGTTGGAAGACGGCATATTGCCGAGCGCGCCGGTAGTTTTCGTGCCGAACGCCAGGCATTTGTCCGATTCGGCATTCCGCACACTGCAAAACTACAATGGCCGTGTGGTGATGGTTGGCGATGGGCTGCTTACATGTAATGAATATGGTCAGAGTAGGGAAGAGATGATTCCTGCGCGGATGATGTCGTATATCCCGACAAAGACAACTGCCCGCGACCTCTGGAAGCTGCTGCTTGCCAAACTGCCGCAGTGGGGCGTGAGCAACAAAATCGAAGTGACCGATGTAGATGGCAGCCCGGTTTGGGGAGTTGAATCCAAAGAGGCCGCTGTGGACGATGGCACGGTGATCAACCTTTGCAATTATCTGAACAAGCCTGTCAGCGTCAGGCTCCGGTCAAAAGGAATTGATATACAAGCTTTGGATGTGCTTACAAGCCAGAAAGTATCAACTATTCGGCTTGAGGCTCTTGAATATAAACTGGTCAAAGTAAACAACAAAGCCCGCGGGATATGA
- a CDS encoding beta-galactosidase, with the protein MYKLLVIATMLATACSCVYADDVKLSAISVNPNSINANLVTNGGFEQIVDNSLPTGWGWNSNNTDASCVVETGSAASGQKSLKFLNTTPMEAAYTALLSGSDAIKIEPGKPYTISAWAKTTEPGLASIITGNAWQYRLTLESTGGKWEPFSMTFVPGDLSKELNMYFQIESATRGILLDDVKLEAGPRATFAAVPDELRGSIGLWSASRHMQVTREGKFTVPFVLYVPKDISGILVASISTSKSRIDRSVSLKRGIYQIDVDGLASSANFDPRQVNLRLVEGNAQVATASANVRFYSAKYAKACLDEIDSKLPVLKADLELIKARGEDVSYPQVSYTVLENFVGYAREDDENGDTRRMIEQADEMRTILTSLESDISDALAGKLTFPAVPRWTGDTRPVVKGSSFIAPTTTPGKPGREIRPVFFTGYGHFGQVQNEVEKFPYYGTNIIQTETAPSDVFPSDGVVNDGPAQSMLKLLDRGQKAGVAVNLLISPHYMPQWAYEKYPDLKKQRESFIQYCTHDPDGQALLKKYVSIIVTPIKDHPALHSICLSNEPVNVEEPCEYAASEWRAWLKSRHGDIATLNSRWKMDYASFDDVMLPNLFAADWKTPTGRWVDFVRWNQEFFTSWHKMLADAVHAIAPNVPVHAKAMTYTFSDPSGVKYGIDPYLMSSISDINGNDTMDWCNFGQGDYAQGWMTQARGYDLQRSVKDAPVFNSENHIMGDRDTRYVPASQVRSSLWQGAVHGQSATTIWLWERTLDPDSVFYGNIKDRPACAKAVGIVNYDLNRAAYEVTAIQQAPVQVQILHGISSLTIDGVDYSTCAMELYMALSFTGVKIGFVTERQLEDGIAPTAPVLFIPNAKYLSDSAFKTLQKYKGKLVTLGADPLAYNEYSSPRQTKLHAQKIDYVPGKTYADGLWTTLLAKLPDWNIKPHVKLTDSKGSPIWGVEYLQANTADGTIVNLCNYLNNAEDVKLSVNGKTVKVIDILTGKPVTGVINLQPLEVRLVKIEQVGGK; encoded by the coding sequence GTGTACAAGCTTCTAGTTATCGCAACAATGTTGGCTACAGCATGCAGCTGTGTTTATGCAGACGATGTCAAGCTGTCGGCCATAAGTGTCAATCCAAACAGCATAAACGCCAATCTGGTCACAAACGGCGGCTTCGAGCAGATCGTAGATAACTCTCTGCCGACCGGCTGGGGCTGGAACTCGAACAACACAGACGCAAGCTGTGTGGTGGAGACCGGATCGGCTGCAAGTGGTCAAAAGTCACTGAAGTTCCTTAACACCACGCCTATGGAGGCTGCATACACCGCACTGTTGTCCGGGTCGGATGCGATAAAGATCGAGCCCGGTAAGCCCTATACAATCAGTGCATGGGCAAAGACGACCGAACCCGGCCTTGCTTCGATAATTACGGGCAATGCCTGGCAGTATAGGCTGACCCTTGAGTCGACAGGCGGCAAGTGGGAGCCTTTTTCGATGACGTTCGTTCCAGGTGATCTGAGCAAAGAGCTTAATATGTATTTTCAGATCGAGAGCGCGACAAGGGGCATATTGCTCGATGATGTGAAGCTCGAAGCCGGTCCGCGCGCCACATTTGCCGCTGTGCCCGATGAACTGCGGGGAAGCATCGGATTGTGGTCGGCGAGCCGCCATATGCAGGTGACGAGAGAAGGTAAGTTCACTGTTCCGTTTGTTCTTTACGTTCCCAAAGACATTTCCGGCATACTTGTAGCAAGCATCTCTACATCCAAATCACGCATCGACCGGTCGGTCAGCCTGAAGAGGGGCATATATCAGATAGATGTGGACGGTCTGGCTTCGAGCGCCAATTTTGATCCGAGACAGGTCAATCTCCGCCTGGTCGAGGGAAATGCGCAGGTGGCCACCGCAAGTGCAAATGTCCGATTCTATTCCGCAAAATATGCGAAGGCATGCCTTGATGAGATAGACAGCAAACTGCCGGTCCTTAAGGCCGATCTGGAGCTTATTAAGGCCCGCGGCGAGGATGTATCATATCCTCAGGTCTCATACACCGTGCTCGAAAACTTCGTCGGCTATGCACGTGAGGACGATGAAAATGGCGATACCAGGCGTATGATCGAGCAGGCAGACGAGATGAGGACCATACTCACCTCTCTTGAGTCCGATATTTCCGATGCTCTCGCGGGCAAACTTACATTCCCCGCCGTTCCAAGATGGACAGGCGACACACGCCCGGTCGTGAAGGGCAGTTCATTCATTGCTCCTACTACTACTCCCGGCAAGCCTGGCCGCGAGATACGTCCGGTGTTTTTCACCGGGTATGGTCACTTCGGCCAGGTCCAGAATGAGGTGGAGAAGTTTCCGTATTACGGCACGAATATCATACAGACCGAGACTGCTCCAAGTGATGTTTTCCCATCCGACGGGGTGGTCAACGACGGTCCCGCCCAGTCGATGTTGAAACTGCTCGACCGTGGTCAAAAGGCCGGTGTGGCAGTCAATCTGCTTATCAGCCCGCACTATATGCCGCAGTGGGCGTATGAGAAATATCCCGATCTGAAGAAGCAGCGCGAGAGCTTTATACAATATTGCACGCACGACCCGGACGGCCAGGCACTGCTCAAGAAGTATGTCTCGATCATTGTCACGCCGATCAAGGATCACCCGGCTCTGCACAGCATATGCCTGTCCAACGAGCCGGTCAATGTCGAAGAACCGTGCGAATATGCCGCGAGTGAATGGCGCGCATGGCTAAAAAGTCGTCATGGCGATATAGCCACACTCAATTCCAGATGGAAGATGGATTACGCAAGTTTTGATGATGTAATGCTCCCCAACTTGTTTGCCGCGGATTGGAAGACCCCGACCGGCAGATGGGTAGACTTTGTCCGCTGGAACCAGGAGTTCTTCACCTCATGGCACAAGATGCTTGCCGACGCTGTCCATGCCATAGCGCCCAATGTTCCGGTCCATGCAAAGGCCATGACCTATACATTTTCTGATCCCAGCGGTGTCAAGTATGGCATCGATCCATATCTGATGAGTTCCATAAGCGACATCAACGGCAACGACACCATGGACTGGTGCAATTTCGGCCAAGGTGATTATGCGCAGGGCTGGATGACTCAGGCCAGAGGTTACGATCTTCAAAGGTCGGTCAAGGACGCCCCGGTTTTTAACTCCGAAAACCACATTATGGGCGACAGAGACACCAGATATGTCCCAGCTTCACAAGTCCGGTCATCGCTGTGGCAGGGGGCGGTTCACGGCCAAAGCGCCACCACAATATGGCTCTGGGAGCGCACGCTTGATCCTGACAGCGTTTTCTACGGAAACATAAAGGATCGTCCCGCCTGCGCAAAGGCTGTGGGGATCGTTAACTACGATCTGAACCGAGCAGCATATGAGGTCACTGCGATCCAGCAGGCCCCTGTTCAGGTGCAGATCCTGCATGGCATCAGTTCTCTCACCATTGACGGCGTTGACTATAGCACATGCGCGATGGAGCTTTATATGGCTCTGAGTTTCACCGGGGTAAAGATCGGTTTTGTGACCGAGCGTCAGTTGGAGGATGGGATTGCTCCTACGGCACCTGTGCTGTTTATCCCCAACGCAAAATACTTGTCCGATTCGGCATTCAAGACATTGCAGAAATATAAAGGCAAGCTGGTGACTTTGGGAGCCGATCCACTTGCGTATAACGAGTACAGCTCGCCAAGACAGACCAAGCTGCATGCTCAGAAAATCGACTACGTGCCGGGCAAGACTTACGCTGACGGCCTATGGACAACACTTCTGGCCAAGCTGCCTGACTGGAATATAAAGCCGCATGTCAAACTGACTGACTCCAAGGGCAGCCCTATATGGGGTGTGGAGTACCTCCAGGCAAATACTGCTGATGGAACCATAGTCAACCTCTGCAACTATCTCAATAACGCGGAGGATGTCAAGCTATCGGTAAACGGTAAGACTGTCAAGGTGATAGATATACTCACCGGCAAGCCAGTCACAGGTGTCATAAATCTCCAGCCTCTCGAAGTCAGGCTGGTAAAGATCGAACAGGTTGGAGGAAAATAA